In Aureibaculum algae, the following are encoded in one genomic region:
- a CDS encoding trimeric intracellular cation channel family protein, with translation MFYSLDLLGTIAFAVSGTLTAIHKKFDPFGVFIIAFATAVGGGTLRDVLIGRTPVGWMLDLNYVYAIIGATIFAIIIRKKINYLSTSLFLFDTIGLGIFTIIGTEIGVQQDLHPIICVALGVVSATFGGVIRDILCNEIPVIFHKEIYASACIVGAITFLALSTFNVPVNINYIITSLIVILIRLISVKFKLSLPTFIADTKG, from the coding sequence ATATTTTATTCTTTAGATCTTTTAGGAACTATCGCCTTTGCTGTATCTGGTACATTAACCGCTATCCATAAAAAGTTTGATCCTTTTGGTGTTTTTATTATTGCTTTTGCAACAGCCGTTGGTGGCGGAACCTTACGTGATGTGCTTATTGGAAGAACTCCAGTAGGTTGGATGCTTGACCTCAACTATGTCTATGCAATTATTGGTGCTACTATTTTTGCGATAATTATTAGAAAAAAGATAAACTACTTAAGCACTTCCTTATTTTTATTTGATACTATCGGACTCGGTATCTTTACCATCATTGGTACTGAAATTGGCGTACAGCAAGATTTACATCCTATTATCTGCGTAGCTTTAGGAGTGGTTTCTGCAACTTTTGGAGGTGTAATTAGAGATATTCTTTGTAATGAAATACCCGTAATTTTTCATAAAGAAATTTATGCCAGTGCCTGTATTGTTGGAGCCATCACATTTTTAGCCTTAAGTACATTTAATGTACCAGTTAATATCAACTATATTATTACTTCTCTGATAGTAATATTGATTCGGTTAATTTCTGTGAAATTTAAGCTTAGTCTACCTACTTTTATTGCCGATACAAAAGGCTAA